From Cricetulus griseus strain 17A/GY chromosome 1 unlocalized genomic scaffold, alternate assembly CriGri-PICRH-1.0 chr1_0, whole genome shotgun sequence, a single genomic window includes:
- the LOC100773644 gene encoding UDP-N-acetylglucosamine transferase subunit ALG14 homolog isoform X1: MVSLLILAAAAATVVILLLVVRLWAVIRPLHVVSRESLTPLIVAGSGGHTTEILRLVGSLSGAYSPRHYVIADSDEMSAKKIESFEHARTKRDSPPEHCLHRIPRSREVRQSWLSSVFTTLHSMWFSFPLVYHLKPDLLQDSWQMCRGESSDQWVCTAVLTMSNYARSCGQWNPLAAEA, encoded by the exons ATGGTGAGCCTCCTGATTCTAGCTGCCGCAGCGGCAACTGTGGTGATCTTGCTGCTAGTCGTGAGACTATGGGCGGTCATTCGGCCCCTTCACGTCGTTTCCCGAGAGTCTCTCACACCCTTGATAGTAGCTGGATCCG GTGGACATACCACTGAGATTCTGAGGCTGGTTGGAAGCTTGTCCGGGGCTTACTCACCTAGGCACTATGTCATCGCTGACTCTGATGAAATGAGTGCCAAGAAAATTGAATCTTTTGAACATGCTCGAACCAAGAGAGACTCTCCTCCTGAG CACTGCCTTCACCGAATTCCAAGAAGCCGGGAGGTGCGGCAGTCCTGGCTCTCCTCGGTGTTCACCACCTTGCACTccatgtggttttcctttcccCTGGTTTACCATCTGAAGCCAGATTTG TTACAGGATTCATGGCAAATGTGCAGAGGAGAGAGCTCGGATCAGTGGGTGTGTACCGCAGTGCTGACCATGTCAAATTATGCTCGTTCCTGTGGACAGTGGAATCCATTAGCTGCTGAAGCCTGA